From a region of the Hymenobacter jejuensis genome:
- the folP gene encoding dihydropteroate synthase, which produces MVTQAAKDTCFSPRQTLLCPGGRVLDLRRPQVMGILNLTPDSFYADSRLGTDTAELLRRAEAMLAAGAAVLDLGGYSSRPGAEHISEAEEKRRLLPAVAAVRQTFPEALLSIDTFRAGVAAETVAAGADIINDIGGGELDADMFETVGRLRVPYVLMHMRGTPQTMTQHTKYEGDIVTELVRYFRDKITALHRAGITDVILDPGFGFAKTPTQGHEILRRLDELQVLGWPILAGLSRKSMVYKPLGLAPDAALTGTIAVNTMALLNGARLLRVHDVAEAVQTIRLVSNTFSPSSS; this is translated from the coding sequence ATGGTAACCCAGGCCGCGAAAGATACGTGTTTTTCTCCGAGGCAAACGCTGCTTTGCCCCGGTGGCCGCGTGCTGGATTTGCGCCGGCCGCAGGTGATGGGCATCCTCAATCTTACCCCCGACTCCTTCTACGCCGATAGCCGCTTGGGCACCGATACGGCCGAGTTGCTGCGCCGCGCCGAAGCCATGCTCGCGGCGGGTGCCGCCGTGCTGGACTTAGGCGGCTACTCGTCGCGCCCCGGTGCCGAACACATCTCCGAAGCGGAAGAAAAGCGCCGCTTGCTGCCCGCTGTGGCTGCAGTGCGGCAAACATTCCCGGAAGCATTACTCTCCATTGATACCTTCCGGGCTGGCGTAGCCGCCGAAACGGTAGCGGCGGGTGCCGACATCATCAACGACATCGGCGGTGGCGAACTGGATGCCGATATGTTTGAAACGGTGGGCCGCCTCCGGGTGCCGTATGTGCTCATGCACATGCGCGGCACGCCCCAAACCATGACGCAACACACGAAGTACGAAGGCGACATCGTTACGGAGCTCGTGCGTTACTTCCGCGACAAAATCACTGCCCTGCACCGAGCCGGCATCACCGACGTGATACTCGACCCCGGCTTCGGCTTTGCCAAAACGCCAACTCAGGGCCACGAAATTTTGCGGCGCCTCGATGAGTTGCAAGTGCTGGGCTGGCCCATTCTGGCCGGGCTTTCGCGCAAATCGATGGTATACAAGCCCTTAGGATTGGCGCCGGATGCAGCCCTGACGGGTACCATCGCCGTCAATACCATGGCCTTGCTCAACGGGGCCCGCTTGTTGCGCGTACATGATGTAGCCGAAGCGGTGCAAACCATCCGGCTTGTTTCCAACACTTTCAGTCCCTCTTCCTCGTGA
- the rlmN gene encoding 23S rRNA (adenine(2503)-C(2))-methyltransferase RlmN — MIALPVVTKRDIRKLTLDELKAFMVEHGEKPFRAKQVMEWLWKNTASSFEEMNNISLATRELLAQYFAINGVKVQNQQLSNDGTIKSAFRLFDGNIVEGVLIPHDTRMTACISSQVGCSLTCKFCATGYMERKRNLDAAEIYDQVVRIKEQCESQYGTPLTNIVYMGMGEPLLNYANVVKSVERITAPDGLNMAPRRITISTAGIAKMIKKLADDDVKANLALSLHAPNDTKRNEIMPINEANSLASLKEALQYYHKLTGRKVTYEYIVFENFNDTLQDAEELFQITKWLPCKVNLIEYNPIENADYRNTGEDKLLTFMKYLADRGVQTNLRRSRGKDIDAACGQLAVKEKPVEA; from the coding sequence ATGATAGCCCTGCCCGTAGTCACCAAGCGCGACATTCGCAAACTCACCCTCGACGAGCTCAAAGCCTTTATGGTAGAGCACGGCGAAAAACCCTTCCGCGCCAAACAGGTGATGGAGTGGCTGTGGAAAAATACTGCTTCGTCGTTTGAGGAGATGAACAATATCTCACTGGCTACCAGGGAGTTGCTGGCGCAGTATTTTGCCATCAACGGCGTGAAGGTGCAAAACCAGCAGCTCAGCAACGACGGCACCATCAAGTCGGCTTTCCGGTTGTTCGACGGCAACATTGTGGAAGGCGTGCTCATCCCGCACGACACCCGCATGACGGCCTGCATCTCGTCGCAGGTGGGCTGCTCGCTGACGTGTAAGTTTTGCGCTACCGGCTACATGGAACGCAAGCGCAACCTCGACGCGGCCGAGATCTACGATCAGGTGGTGCGCATCAAGGAACAGTGTGAGTCTCAGTACGGTACGCCGCTTACCAACATTGTGTACATGGGCATGGGCGAGCCGCTTCTCAACTATGCCAACGTGGTAAAAAGCGTGGAGCGCATTACCGCCCCCGATGGCCTGAACATGGCCCCGCGCCGCATAACCATTAGCACGGCCGGCATCGCCAAGATGATCAAGAAGCTGGCTGACGACGACGTGAAGGCCAACCTAGCGCTCTCGTTGCACGCGCCCAACGACACGAAGCGCAACGAGATCATGCCCATCAACGAGGCTAACTCCTTGGCGTCGCTGAAGGAAGCGTTGCAGTATTACCACAAGCTTACGGGGCGCAAAGTCACCTACGAATACATTGTGTTCGAGAACTTTAACGACACCTTGCAGGATGCCGAGGAGCTGTTCCAGATCACGAAATGGCTGCCCTGCAAAGTCAACCTGATCGAGTACAACCCCATCGAAAACGCCGATTACCGCAACACCGGCGAAGACAAGCTGCTCACTTTTATGAAGTATCTCGCCGACCGCGGCGTGCAAACCAACCTGCGTCGTTCGCGCGGCAAAGACATTGACGCAGCTTGCGGGCAGTTGGCAGTAAAAGAAAAGCCTGTAGAGGCTTGA
- a CDS encoding YihY/virulence factor BrkB family protein: protein MASHYSLSNIWTILKSSAGEFMANNSFRHAAALSYYTVFSLPPLLLIVITTASAVYGQEAVTGSIYGQLKGFVGSDTAKFLQDSIAQFTKQQKGGLAGAIGVATLIFAATTFFVTLQESINDIWNLKAKPRNGLWAFVKDRLLSFGLILSVALLLLISFVVSAVLSAFTGKLEQWFPEIGVIVIRAVDFILSLSVTSLLFALIYRFLPDAVIRWRDVGIGAFITAVLFIIGKYLIAAYIAYSNPGSAFGAAGSAILLLLWVNYSSLIIFFGAEFTQEFADAFGQKVQPKAHAVRIQTREVPEGETKEELSTGRPRATGRWRS, encoded by the coding sequence ATGGCCTCGCACTATTCGCTTTCTAATATTTGGACCATTCTGAAGTCGTCGGCCGGTGAATTCATGGCCAATAACTCGTTCCGTCACGCGGCGGCTCTGTCGTATTACACGGTTTTTTCGCTGCCGCCGCTGCTGCTCATCGTAATTACCACAGCCAGTGCGGTTTATGGGCAAGAAGCGGTCACGGGCAGCATTTACGGGCAGCTCAAAGGGTTTGTTGGCTCCGATACGGCCAAGTTCCTGCAAGATTCCATCGCTCAGTTCACCAAGCAGCAGAAGGGTGGCTTGGCAGGCGCTATCGGCGTGGCCACGCTGATTTTTGCGGCTACCACGTTTTTCGTCACGCTTCAGGAAAGCATCAACGACATCTGGAACCTGAAAGCAAAGCCCCGCAACGGCCTCTGGGCCTTCGTAAAAGACCGCCTGCTCTCCTTCGGCCTCATCCTGAGCGTGGCCCTGCTGCTGCTGATTTCCTTTGTGGTAAGCGCGGTGCTCAGCGCCTTCACGGGCAAGCTCGAACAATGGTTTCCCGAAATTGGAGTGATCGTGATCCGGGCGGTGGATTTCATTCTGTCCTTGAGCGTTACGTCCCTGCTCTTTGCACTGATCTACCGGTTCCTGCCCGACGCCGTCATCCGGTGGCGCGACGTGGGCATTGGGGCTTTCATTACGGCCGTGCTGTTTATCATCGGCAAGTATCTGATTGCCGCCTACATCGCATATTCCAACCCAGGATCGGCCTTTGGAGCCGCCGGATCGGCAATTCTGCTGTTGCTCTGGGTCAACTACTCGTCGCTCATCATCTTTTTCGGGGCCGAGTTTACCCAGGAGTTTGCCGACGCTTTCGGCCAGAAAGTGCAGCCCAAAGCACACGCCGTCCGCATTCAAACCCGCGAAGTACCCGAAGGCGAAACCAAAGAAGAGCTCTCGACCGGCCGACCGCGCGCCACGGGTCGGTGGCGCAGCTAA
- a CDS encoding DUF1599 domain-containing protein — protein MSNQTQHEYNRVIQHCRTLFLAKTHDYGTAWRIMRLPSVTDQIYIKAQRIRSIQEKGTQLVADGINEEFVAIINYCVIALMQSRLAADAPHDLPADEVAAAYDREIEENRQLLFAKNHDYGEAWRQMRVESITDIILMKLHRTKQIEDLAGQTYVSEGVEANYRDMLNYAVFALIKRGLANEPVAAQPDSESAV, from the coding sequence TTGAGTAACCAAACCCAGCACGAGTACAACCGGGTTATCCAGCACTGCCGGACGCTGTTTCTGGCCAAAACCCACGACTACGGCACGGCCTGGCGCATCATGCGGCTGCCCTCGGTCACCGACCAGATTTACATCAAGGCCCAGCGCATTCGCTCCATTCAGGAGAAAGGCACGCAGCTCGTCGCCGATGGGATCAACGAAGAGTTTGTGGCCATCATCAATTACTGTGTTATCGCATTGATGCAGAGTCGATTAGCTGCGGATGCTCCGCATGATCTTCCCGCCGACGAAGTAGCCGCTGCCTACGACCGCGAGATCGAGGAAAACCGCCAGTTGCTCTTTGCCAAAAACCACGATTACGGCGAAGCTTGGCGGCAAATGCGCGTGGAGAGCATCACCGATATCATCCTGATGAAGCTGCACCGCACCAAGCAAATCGAAGACCTGGCCGGCCAGACCTACGTATCGGAAGGCGTGGAAGCCAATTACCGCGATATGCTCAATTACGCCGTATTTGCCCTGATTAAGCGCGGCCTTGCCAACGAGCCCGTGGCCGCGCAACCCGATTCAGAATCAGCTGTTTAA
- a CDS encoding DUF3891 family protein — MNYTADGWQIIYQQSHALLAAQLAWHWHPFGPTDRWVGLIAAVAQHDDEQQRWDGHYSLTPAGAPANFTLQEFSLEQATGVMRAARFQGQWRSLLTSMHMSFLYESLRGKKKEIDAFLDEQLSQQKLWRKNLKVNKKEAQQAYDLMQWCDRLSLILCRQEIPDMGRTLEISKGPDGQRYEVVAPRDPAQVQVTPWPFAAKQVEVSIEARTLRQLQFRDDEELAAALREAPVETLRWQLYK; from the coding sequence GTGAACTACACTGCCGACGGCTGGCAGATTATTTACCAGCAGTCGCATGCGCTGTTGGCGGCGCAGCTGGCGTGGCATTGGCACCCTTTTGGGCCCACCGACCGCTGGGTAGGCCTGATTGCGGCCGTGGCCCAACACGACGACGAACAGCAGCGCTGGGACGGGCACTACAGTCTGACGCCGGCTGGGGCGCCGGCCAATTTTACGCTCCAGGAGTTTTCGTTGGAGCAGGCCACGGGCGTGATGCGGGCGGCGCGGTTTCAGGGGCAGTGGCGCAGCTTGCTTACTAGCATGCACATGAGCTTCCTCTACGAAAGCCTGCGGGGCAAGAAAAAGGAAATCGATGCGTTTCTGGATGAGCAACTCAGCCAGCAAAAGCTATGGCGTAAAAACCTGAAAGTCAACAAGAAAGAAGCTCAACAAGCCTACGACCTTATGCAATGGTGCGACCGTCTCTCGCTGATTTTGTGTCGGCAGGAGATACCCGATATGGGCCGCACGCTGGAAATCAGCAAGGGTCCCGACGGCCAGCGTTACGAAGTAGTCGCGCCCCGCGACCCCGCGCAGGTGCAGGTAACACCGTGGCCGTTTGCAGCCAAGCAGGTGGAAGTCAGTATTGAAGCGCGCACGTTGCGGCAGTTGCAATTCCGCGACGACGAAGAGCTTGCCGCCGCGCTACGCGAAGCGCCGGTAGAAACGTTGCGTTGGCAGCTATATAAGTAA
- the cdaA gene encoding diadenylate cyclase CdaA, with amino-acid sequence MIGSFSIGFLRIGWIDVADVLLVTVLFYQLYKLLTGSVALKIFLGFMSIYLFYLVVKAAGMELLTSILGQFMSVGVLAGIILFQQEIRRFLLNIGKVTAFDRVRVFPWRRDTPSERMSVTPFVEAAKSLAGKNTGALIAFTMSSELKFYAESGDLIDATVSKRLLMSIFNKTSPLHDGAVIIASNRIKAARCILPVSENPDVPASMGLRHRAAIGLTEVTDSVVLVVSEETGQISLVRGGEVFRNLSSADLRSRLNEFLFDMQPKGAATSSAATEVAA; translated from the coding sequence GTGATCGGCTCCTTCTCCATCGGCTTCCTGCGCATCGGCTGGATTGACGTGGCAGACGTGCTGCTCGTCACGGTGCTATTTTATCAGCTGTATAAGCTGCTGACGGGAAGCGTTGCGCTGAAGATTTTCCTGGGCTTCATGTCCATTTACCTGTTCTATCTGGTGGTGAAAGCGGCCGGCATGGAACTCTTAACCAGCATCTTAGGCCAATTTATGAGCGTAGGGGTGTTGGCCGGCATCATTCTGTTTCAGCAGGAAATTCGCCGCTTCCTGCTCAACATTGGTAAGGTTACGGCCTTCGACCGGGTGCGGGTGTTTCCATGGCGCCGCGACACGCCCTCCGAGCGTATGAGCGTGACGCCGTTTGTGGAGGCCGCCAAAAGCTTGGCGGGCAAAAACACCGGCGCACTCATCGCCTTTACGATGTCGTCGGAGCTGAAATTCTACGCCGAATCCGGCGATTTGATTGATGCCACCGTGAGCAAACGCCTGCTCATGAGCATTTTCAATAAAACCAGTCCCTTGCACGACGGCGCGGTCATCATCGCCAGCAACCGCATCAAAGCGGCGCGCTGCATTCTGCCCGTCAGCGAAAACCCCGACGTGCCCGCTTCAATGGGCCTACGACACCGCGCCGCCATCGGCCTTACAGAAGTAACTGATAGCGTGGTACTTGTGGTAAGCGAAGAAACCGGCCAAATCTCGCTGGTACGCGGCGGCGAAGTATTCCGCAACTTGTCATCAGCGGACTTGCGGTCCCGGCTCAACGAGTTCTTGTTCGATATGCAGCCAAAAGGCGCGGCCACATCTTCGGCGGCTACGGAAGTGGCAGCTTAA
- a CDS encoding BT_3928 family protein, with protein sequence MKLVTRICWALLGILFIFSGLIKLNDPVGTALKLEEYFEVFATDFGSFFLYFKGIARTLSIVLSSLEVILGVALLLRWHLRKTLWTLLALLIFFTFLTFYSAAFNKVTDCGCFGDFIKLNPWTSFAKDLFLLGLWGVVFTNQRYLRRVFAKGQLGVMYITVAAAVAIGIGVYALGHLPYFDFLPYKVGNDIGKLMKPSEPLRYKYIMERNGTSQEFTEYPTDTTWKFKQMVPLNPNAGPKITDFKVWNDEGDYTQQLLQGNKLVLIIQNTDKADRDRFTQINSLLQSADSSQKKIMPLVITSTSPAEFDAFRHEVNLSAPFYYADATVLKSMIRSNPGFILLKDGVVKGKFHYHDIPTRATIEELL encoded by the coding sequence ATGAAACTCGTTACCCGTATCTGCTGGGCGCTGCTTGGCATCTTGTTTATCTTTTCGGGGCTAATCAAGCTCAACGATCCCGTCGGGACGGCCCTGAAGCTGGAAGAATACTTCGAAGTATTTGCCACCGATTTTGGGAGCTTCTTTCTGTATTTCAAGGGAATAGCCCGTACGCTTTCCATTGTACTAAGCTCTCTGGAAGTGATATTGGGCGTAGCGCTGCTGCTGCGCTGGCACCTGCGCAAAACGCTTTGGACGCTGCTGGCGCTGCTCATCTTCTTCACCTTCCTGACGTTCTACTCAGCAGCTTTCAACAAAGTAACTGACTGCGGTTGCTTCGGCGATTTTATCAAGCTCAATCCTTGGACGTCTTTCGCTAAAGATCTGTTTCTGTTGGGGTTATGGGGCGTGGTATTCACCAATCAACGCTACTTGCGGCGGGTATTTGCCAAAGGCCAACTGGGCGTGATGTACATCACGGTCGCGGCGGCCGTGGCCATTGGCATCGGGGTGTATGCGCTGGGGCACTTGCCGTACTTCGACTTCCTGCCTTACAAAGTCGGTAATGACATTGGCAAGCTCATGAAGCCCTCAGAACCACTGCGTTACAAATACATCATGGAGCGCAACGGCACGAGCCAGGAGTTTACCGAATACCCCACGGACACTACCTGGAAGTTCAAACAGATGGTGCCGCTTAACCCCAACGCCGGGCCCAAAATCACCGATTTCAAGGTCTGGAACGACGAGGGCGACTACACGCAGCAACTCCTGCAAGGCAACAAGCTGGTACTCATTATCCAGAACACCGACAAAGCCGATCGCGACCGCTTCACGCAGATTAACAGCCTGTTGCAGTCGGCCGACTCGTCGCAGAAGAAGATTATGCCGTTGGTCATTACCAGCACTAGCCCGGCCGAGTTTGATGCATTTCGGCACGAGGTAAACCTGTCGGCGCCTTTCTATTACGCCGACGCGACGGTGCTCAAATCCATGATCCGTTCCAATCCCGGCTTTATTCTCCTCAAAGACGGCGTGGTGAAAGGCAAGTTCCATTACCACGACATCCCAACCCGCGCCACCATCGAGGAGCTTCTGTAA
- the kbl gene encoding glycine C-acetyltransferase, protein MYTTLQPDLEKQLAEIKENGLFKKERIITSPQGAEIETDEAGEVLNFCANNYLGLSSHPEVIKAAKEAIDTHGYGMSSVRFICGTQYIHKELERKLAEFLGTEDTILYAAAFDANGGVFEPLFNEQDAIISDALNHASIIDGVRLCKAQRYRYAHNDMADLEKQLQDAVAKGTRHRIVVTDGSFSMDGTIAQLDKICDLAEQYEALVMIDECHSMGFLGKTGRGTHEYRNVMGRVDIITGTLGKALGGAMGGFTSGRKEIIEMLRQRSRPYLFSNTLAPAIVGASIRVLDLLTESTELRDRLEENTKYFRQQMTEAGFDIKPGEHPIVPVMLYDAKLSQEFAAKMLEKGIYVIGFYFPVVPKGQARIRVQMSAAHTRAHLDKAIQAFIEVGKELGTLKDRSSAQPEAGQVVTNTP, encoded by the coding sequence ATGTACACCACCCTCCAGCCCGACCTCGAAAAACAACTGGCCGAAATCAAAGAAAACGGCCTGTTTAAGAAAGAACGCATTATCACGTCGCCTCAGGGCGCCGAAATCGAAACCGACGAAGCCGGCGAGGTGCTGAACTTCTGCGCCAATAATTACTTGGGCTTATCCTCTCATCCTGAGGTAATTAAAGCGGCCAAGGAAGCCATCGATACGCACGGCTACGGCATGTCGTCGGTGCGCTTCATCTGCGGCACGCAGTACATACATAAGGAGTTGGAGCGCAAGCTGGCCGAGTTTCTGGGCACCGAGGATACCATTCTGTACGCGGCGGCTTTCGATGCCAACGGTGGCGTATTTGAGCCGCTGTTCAACGAGCAGGATGCCATCATTTCCGACGCGCTCAACCACGCCAGCATCATCGACGGCGTGCGTTTGTGCAAAGCCCAGCGCTACCGCTACGCCCACAACGACATGGCGGACCTGGAAAAGCAGCTCCAGGATGCCGTAGCCAAAGGCACGCGCCATCGCATCGTCGTGACCGATGGTTCATTTTCCATGGACGGTACGATTGCCCAACTCGACAAAATCTGTGATCTAGCCGAACAGTACGAGGCGCTGGTCATGATTGATGAGTGCCACTCGATGGGCTTTCTGGGCAAAACCGGCCGCGGCACCCACGAGTACCGCAACGTAATGGGCCGCGTTGATATCATCACGGGCACCTTGGGCAAAGCGCTTGGCGGCGCGATGGGCGGCTTCACTTCGGGCCGTAAGGAAATCATTGAGATGTTGCGCCAGCGCTCGCGTCCGTATCTGTTTTCCAACACGTTAGCGCCCGCCATTGTGGGGGCCAGCATCCGCGTGCTCGACCTGCTCACGGAAAGCACCGAACTCCGCGACCGCTTGGAAGAAAATACGAAGTACTTCCGCCAGCAGATGACCGAAGCCGGTTTCGACATCAAGCCGGGCGAGCACCCTATTGTGCCGGTGATGTTGTACGACGCGAAACTCAGCCAGGAATTTGCGGCGAAAATGCTGGAGAAAGGCATCTACGTGATCGGGTTCTATTTCCCGGTAGTGCCTAAGGGTCAGGCTCGTATTCGCGTGCAAATGTCGGCGGCCCATACCCGCGCCCATCTGGACAAGGCCATTCAGGCGTTCATCGAAGTAGGCAAGGAACTAGGGACGCTCAAAGACCGCTCATCTGCCCAGCCCGAAGCGGGTCAAGTGGTGACGAACACGCCGTAA
- a CDS encoding NAD-dependent epimerase/dehydratase family protein has protein sequence MQTTPSDTTGTVLVIGACGQLGFELTHELRQLYGPANVIAADVRPPKQAELQQEGPFELLDVLDRDRLYALVQQYRPKQIYHLAALLSATAEKDPKFGWKLNMDGLLNVLDAAVEYKVAQVYWPSSIAVFGPDTPRDHTPQLTIMNPNTVYGISKLAGEQWCEWYHKKYGLDVRSLRYPGLIGYKSLPGGGTTDYAVDIYHKAIAGQSYECFLKEDTYLPMMYMPDALKATIDLMHAPADQIKVRSSYNLGAMSFSPAEITASIQRHFPDFEVTYRPDSRQQIADSWPKSIDDSQAERDWGWQPQYNLDKMTDDMLLHLQPEPARA, from the coding sequence ATGCAAACCACCCCCAGCGACACAACCGGCACCGTGCTTGTCATTGGCGCTTGCGGCCAGCTTGGCTTCGAACTCACCCACGAACTACGCCAGCTTTACGGCCCTGCCAACGTGATTGCCGCCGACGTGCGCCCGCCCAAACAAGCTGAGCTTCAGCAGGAAGGCCCGTTTGAGCTGCTCGACGTGCTCGACCGCGACCGCCTCTACGCCTTGGTGCAACAGTACCGCCCGAAACAGATTTATCACCTCGCGGCACTGCTGTCGGCTACCGCCGAAAAGGATCCGAAGTTTGGGTGGAAGCTCAACATGGACGGCCTCCTCAACGTGCTAGATGCCGCTGTGGAGTACAAGGTGGCGCAGGTGTACTGGCCCAGCTCCATCGCCGTGTTCGGCCCTGATACGCCCCGCGACCACACGCCGCAACTGACCATCATGAATCCCAACACGGTGTATGGCATCAGCAAACTGGCTGGTGAACAGTGGTGCGAGTGGTACCACAAGAAGTACGGCCTCGACGTGCGCTCACTACGCTATCCCGGCCTGATTGGCTACAAGTCGTTGCCCGGCGGAGGCACAACTGACTATGCCGTAGACATTTACCACAAAGCCATCGCGGGCCAGTCGTACGAATGCTTCCTGAAGGAAGATACTTACCTGCCGATGATGTACATGCCCGACGCCCTCAAAGCGACCATCGATCTGATGCACGCCCCGGCAGATCAAATAAAAGTACGCTCGTCGTATAACTTGGGTGCGATGAGCTTTTCGCCGGCCGAAATCACGGCTTCGATTCAGCGGCATTTCCCCGATTTTGAGGTCACATACCGGCCCGATTCGCGCCAACAGATTGCCGACTCTTGGCCCAAAAGCATCGACGACTCGCAAGCCGAGCGCGATTGGGGTTGGCAGCCACAGTACAACTTGGATAAGATGACCGACGACATGCTGTTGCATTTGCAGCCTGAACCGGCGCGGGCCTAG
- a CDS encoding patatin-like phospholipase family protein: MLLWLIVPGRGQVRPPGKYRNLVLEGGGIRGIAYGGALQELEQQGVLAEIQRVGGTSAGAIQAALLAVGYSPQEIIEIIDRTPVQRLNDGRLIFFGGSTRLLKQYGWYRGDQFTKYMSELVGRRTGNANLTLAQLHERAQQGQARDLYVTGTNLTTQRTQVFSYETSPNLRVADAVRISMSIPLYFRAVLLDEASNVIVKPKKDQKVNVLVDGGLLANYPIWLFDDARYLLDSQSVINNASKPFSNPETLGLRLDRAEQIAYDTLSNGRQQLAPYDIQNFGSYVGALYTLAIENLNPAQPTDWKRTISISTLGFNPKIKRVSAQQKQALMTSGREGVRAFMTRRGL; the protein is encoded by the coding sequence ATGCTTCTGTGGCTAATCGTACCCGGCAGGGGGCAAGTTCGGCCTCCCGGAAAGTATCGCAACCTTGTGCTGGAAGGCGGGGGGATTCGCGGCATCGCGTATGGCGGGGCGCTGCAAGAACTTGAGCAGCAAGGGGTTTTGGCGGAGATTCAGCGAGTGGGCGGCACTTCGGCAGGCGCAATTCAGGCGGCATTGCTGGCCGTAGGCTATTCGCCCCAGGAGATTATTGAGATCATCGATCGCACGCCGGTGCAGCGCCTCAACGATGGCCGCCTGATCTTTTTTGGCGGCAGCACGCGCCTACTCAAACAATATGGCTGGTACCGCGGCGATCAGTTTACGAAGTACATGAGCGAGCTGGTGGGGCGCCGCACCGGCAACGCCAACCTGACACTGGCCCAGCTCCACGAACGCGCCCAGCAGGGCCAGGCCCGCGACCTCTACGTGACCGGCACCAACCTTACTACCCAGCGCACGCAGGTGTTTAGCTACGAAACTAGCCCCAACCTGCGCGTCGCCGATGCCGTCCGGATTTCCATGAGCATTCCGCTGTATTTTCGGGCGGTGCTGCTCGATGAAGCCAGCAACGTGATAGTGAAACCGAAGAAAGATCAGAAAGTCAATGTGTTAGTAGATGGCGGCTTGCTAGCAAACTACCCGATCTGGCTGTTTGACGATGCCAGGTATTTGCTTGATAGTCAAAGTGTTATAAATAATGCTTCTAAACCATTTTCCAACCCCGAAACGCTGGGCCTGCGCTTAGATCGGGCGGAGCAGATTGCCTACGATACGTTGAGCAACGGGCGGCAACAATTAGCGCCGTACGATATTCAGAACTTCGGCAGCTACGTGGGCGCGCTCTACACCCTGGCCATTGAAAACCTGAATCCTGCCCAACCCACCGATTGGAAACGAACGATAAGCATCAGCACATTAGGGTTCAACCCCAAAATCAAACGTGTTTCCGCGCAGCAAAAACAGGCGCTTATGACTAGCGGGCGAGAGGGAGTGCGCGCATTTATGACGCGCCGAGGTTTATAG
- a CDS encoding ABC transporter permease: protein MIQFVLRRLLQGLLILVGVALTVFFLFNVLPGDPVALLAGQRSDLATRAAIAADLGLDQPVPLQLVGYLNDVSPLGVHGRDSASVAKYGGIALLPLGQKALVLKKPYLRRSFQTNKDVLSILSDHFTGTLWLALAAMLLAAVFGILFGIVAALRPHSWLDRSLITISVLGISVPSFVAGILIAITFGFYWSSWTGLNLTGQLYETDPFTGTHLVLRNLLLPAFALGIRPLAIITQLTRSSMLDVMSQDYIRTARAKGLSGYDTVMGHALKNALNPVITAVSGWLASLMAGAFFIEYIFNWKGLGTVTLRAVETLDFPVVMGATIFIAFLFVVINIAVDVLYAVLDPRVKLS from the coding sequence ATGATTCAATTCGTTCTGCGCCGCCTGTTGCAAGGCCTACTCATTTTGGTGGGTGTGGCGCTCACGGTTTTCTTTCTGTTCAACGTGCTGCCCGGCGACCCGGTGGCGCTGCTCGCCGGGCAGCGCAGCGATCTGGCCACCCGTGCCGCCATCGCCGCCGATCTGGGCCTCGATCAGCCGGTACCACTGCAACTCGTTGGCTATCTGAATGATGTGTCGCCACTGGGTGTGCACGGTCGCGACTCGGCTAGTGTGGCCAAATACGGCGGCATCGCCCTGCTGCCCTTGGGGCAAAAGGCTCTGGTGCTCAAAAAGCCCTACCTGCGCCGCTCGTTTCAGACGAACAAAGACGTGCTCAGCATCCTCTCCGATCATTTCACCGGCACGCTGTGGCTGGCCTTGGCGGCGATGCTGCTGGCGGCGGTATTTGGCATTTTGTTTGGCATCGTGGCGGCGCTGCGCCCGCATTCGTGGCTCGACAGAAGCTTGATAACTATCTCAGTATTAGGTATTTCGGTGCCTTCTTTTGTGGCGGGTATTCTCATTGCCATCACGTTCGGCTTTTACTGGAGCTCCTGGACCGGTCTGAACCTGACGGGGCAGCTCTACGAAACCGACCCGTTTACGGGCACCCATTTGGTCCTGCGCAACCTGCTGTTGCCGGCTTTCGCGCTGGGCATCCGGCCGCTGGCCATCATTACCCAGCTCACCCGCAGCTCCATGCTCGACGTGATGAGCCAAGATTACATTCGCACGGCGCGGGCCAAGGGATTATCTGGGTATGATACGGTGATGGGGCACGCGCTCAAAAACGCACTCAATCCAGTTATTACCGCTGTTTCGGGCTGGCTGGCTTCGCTGATGGCAGGGGCATTTTTCATCGAGTATATTTTCAACTGGAAAGGCTTGGGCACCGTGACGCTGCGGGCCGTGGAAACCCTGGATTTTCCGGTGGTGATGGGCGCCACCATCTTCATCGCCTTCCTGTTTGTAGTCATCAACATTGCGGTCGATGTGCTGTACGCCGTTCTCGACCCGCGGGTAAAGCTATCCTAG